The stretch of DNA TTGAGTGATTTTTTTATTTCTATGATTTTAGAGTCTATCTTTTTTGCCCTGTCCAGCGACGACTTGTATTTTTGGTATGATTCCAAGTATTTTGATTCGTAGAACAAGCCATCTGCCTGAGATTGTAATAGTTCGGCGTCACTTTGGAATTTTTTTGCGGCAAAGAGATGTTCTTCTGCCTTTTTCATCTCTGCCTGGGATGCCTTGTTTGTGGCCCAAGTAGAATTGACAAACGGCGCTATTGCCGATATAGAGTTTTTTGTAGAATACAGCTTTTTGTCCGAGCTTGTCTGGAGTGTGGTTGCCTTTGCTTTCCAGTCTACTTGCTTTGCCAGAGTTGTTGCCTTGAGAGGCGTCCTAGAGGCAAGCCATGACTCGTAATTTTCAATTTGTGGATACATAATGTCAGTTGGGTCTGTGCTGTGTTGCAATCCAATTGCATGTCCTAGCTCGTGCTTGGTTATTTCCAAGGCATACTCAGGCGATACTAGGTTCCATTTTTTGTCCTTGAAATAGCCAAGAGTAATTGTCAGCCGTGGTTTTCCGTATTCGTTTAGCGTGTTGCTGCTATAGTAGCCCAGCTTGCCGGAATCATACTGGCTTGCCCACTCTAGGACAAAGTCTGCCTGGTCCTGGTATGGTACTTTTTCAATTACAAGACCCGGATTTTTTTGCTGCCAGAACTGGATTGCCTTGTCTAGGATGTCTCCAAACGACTTTTGCCAGTGAGGAGGCATTTTCTGCACATACATTTTGTATGTTTGGGCATCCGCCATACCGACAAAAATCCACGACAGTGCAAATACTGCAATTAATCCGTAGACTAGCTTCACTAGCATATTATGATACAAGTCCCAAATAAAATAGTGCTGTGTTATTTTGCAGGCTCACGAAACGACTGGTTTGAAAAGCTCACAGATATTGTATCCGGATTGTTTGCCGCAATGAAAAATTCTCCAGACTTGCAGGTCTTGGGCATTATTAGGCCCCACATTGTGACTTGGACTACGTCTCGGTCTGATCTTAGTTCCAGATCAGGCGAATAGAGTTTTTCTGCGCCGGCGCAGACTTGGACTCCAACTATATGCCAGATGTGCAGTGTTCTGGGTTTTGATATGCTGATTATTTTTGCAGATTTTGCATCTAGTGGTGCATTGAGATCCTTGATGTCTTTTTTTATTTGGGTTTTTACTGGCTTTGCCTCTACAAATTGTATGGAAAACACGGCAAGTACTAGTAATATTGTCAGGGTGATTCCGCTTGCCTTCATGTTGGATTAGTATGACAAAATATGATTTAAGATTTTTTGGAAAACCCAGACTTGATTTTGTTTCTAATTATAATAATTGCAAGGGTGGGCATCACTAGGTAGATTCCGGCATTGAGCAGAATTATTCCAATTCCATAGCCGAGCAGCTCTGATTCTGAATCTATATCGGCATGGCTTAGAATTGACAGAGTGGAAAGCATCGGGGCGATTGTTGTCTTTACAATTTCCCTGAAAATAGGACTCTGCCTTTCCAAGTCTGCTATGCCAGGACTAAATGAATAATAGAATTCATTGAATCCGGCCATGAAAGCTGTGCCTGAGTTTGTGCTAAACAAGACGTTGTCTCTGATTTCTCTTAATGTCTGGACCTGTGGTGCAAGCTCTGTTCCATGGGCAGCAGTTGCAATGAGACATCCGCCTCCAAACGGTCCAGAGTCCTCATCTGGGATGCAAACTCCTTTTTCCAGATGTGTTCCCTCTCCACACACCATGACAGGTGGCTCAGGTTCTGGCAGTCCAACTACTTCATAGATTGTCTTTCCAGGAAAGTTCCTATCAAACCAGGCCTTGTATGCGGCCTCTGAGTTGTATCTATCAACATATGACTGAGGGTCTTTGGTAGGATCTGGAAATCCCGGAATGTGCGTTTGTGGCCCTTGATCTATTGGCTCTGGGTCGACTATTGGTTCTGGCTCTGGCGCAACAATGCAGCTTTGCGTATTTTCATCAAATATTGTTCCAGCACCACATTGTGTTGGTTCCGGCTTTGGTTCGGGCTTTGGCTGCTCGGCAGTCTGCAGTGTTACAACATTTGATGCAACACTTGCCCCAGCTGGATTTAGTGCATATACGCGATACGAGTATGTGTTTGCCAATAACCCAGTATGAGAATATGTGGTGCTCGTAGTCTTGGCAGTCAATGTGCGGTATTGGTCAGAGCCGATCTTGTACTCTATTGTATAGCCAGTAATTGATGCACCACCTGTATTAGTGGGTGTTGTCCAGTATAGGTTGATCTGGTTTGGAGAGGCCAAATTTGCAGAAAGTGTTGGTGGTGATGGAGGCTTGGAAGTAACAGGGGTTGCAGGTGGTACAGTATCCAGTGTTGCAGTAGCCGATGCCTCTGATGACGCAAGACTTGTTCCAGATGATGTTATAGTGTAAATTCTATAGACGTGTGTTACGCCGGTTGTAACTCCAGCATGAGAATACTTTGTGGTGGCATTTTGAGTAGAGGTCAACGTTTCGAATTGTCCTGGGCCCTTTTTGACTTCGATTTTGTATCCCACTATACCATTCGATGTTGGTGCCTTCCAGGTAAGGTCTATCCTAGTTGGTGAATATGGAGTGGCAACAATGTTTGTTGGCGGATTTACTGTACTTGAGGTCGTGCTTTGTGATGGTGGAATGGCATTGGATGTTGATAGTGGTGTTGCGGTGGCGTCTGCAGATCTTGGACTAGCGCCAAGTGTGAAATGGGCAGAGACTACATACGTGTAGGTCTGACCGGTTGTCAACCCAGATATTGTGTAGCTGGTGGCAGTTCCTGCATTTTCTTGCAGCACCACATAGCTGTCTTGGCCTACCTTTTGCTCTATTTTGTATCCGGTAATGGACTGCTTGTAGGTCTGCGATGGTGGGACCCATGTCAGCGTAATTGCAGTTGGAGAAACGGCGGTTGCAGTAACTGTAGGTGTTGTTGTTTCCTTGGGTGTCGCAGAGGTTTCGCTTTGCGTTCCTGTACCTACCGAGTTTACGGCAGATACTCTGTAATAGTATGTGGTGCCTGTTGTCAGGCCAGTATGCGAAAATGATGTTGTGGTGTTCTGCGAGTTTGAGACCAGTGTTTCAAAAGAGCCGCTTCCTTTCTTTGCCTCTATTTTGTAACCAATAACTGGCGAGCCGCCATTATTTGATGGTGCGCCCCATGACAAATTTACTTGGGTTGGAGATGCTGCGGTTGCAACAAGCGAGGTCACAGAGCCCGGCACGCTTGCAGACTGGGACGACCCAGTTGGGGTGGCAGATGTCTCTGAGGATGGCGAACTAGTTCCTATTTGATTTATTGCAGACACTCGGTACACATATGTGGTGCCAGAACTCAGGCCGGTGTGCGAGTAGCTGGTGGATGCGGTGCCGGTGTTTGCAACCAGATTAGAAAACGCTCCCGAGCCGGACTTGTATTCTATTTTGTAGCCGGTAATCGCATATCCACCGTTGTTGGATGGTGCCGACCAAGAAAGGTTTACCTGGGTTGCCGAGCTTGCAGTGGCAACCAATCCTGTCGGGGCACTTGGAACACTAGAGCTTGACGACGATGTAGGAGTTGTGGATGTCTCGGATGATGCGGAACTAGTGCCAATGGAGTTGATTGCAGATACGCGATATGTGTATGTGGTGCCTGTTGTCAGGCCAGTATGGGAATAAGTTGTGGCGGTGTTGCCGGTGTTTGATACCAGATTAGAATAGCTGCCAGAGCCGGACTTTACTTCAATTTTGTAGCCTGTGATTGGCGAGCCGCCATTATTTGAGGGTGCTGTCCAAGACAGATTCACTTGGGTTGGAGAAACTGCAGTTGCTCCAAGACCTGTTGGAGAGCCAGGGGCAGTAAGTGCAGATGATGATGTTGGTTGGACTACAACCTCGTTTGATGGTTGGGCACTGGTGCCAAACGCAGTAACAGTGTAAACGCGGTATAGGTAAACTTGGTTTGTGGTAAGGCCTGTGTGAGAATATGTCGGATTGGTGTTTTGCGTGTTATCCACTAGTGTGGTGTAGCTGCCCGAGCCGATTCGGTATTCAATTTTGTATCCAGTAATTGGGTATCCTCCAGAGTTTGCAGGTGCAGACCATGACAAATTTGCCTGAGTAGGGGACGCTGCAACTCCTACCAGATTTGTCGGGGCGCCAGGCAATGTTCCAGTTGATGATGAGGACGGAGTGGCAGACACTTCAGATGATGGATTGCTGGTGCCAATGGAGTTGATTGCAGAGATTTTGTACGTGTATGTATTGCCAGATGTTAATCCAGTGTGGGAATAATATGTAACGGATTGGCTGCCGGTGTTTGCAACCAAAATAGAATAGCTGCCCGAGCCGATCTTGTATTCAATTTTGTAGCCGGTGATTGCCCCACCGCCATCGTTTGCAGGGGGATTCCAGAAAATGTTTACTTGGGTGGAAGAAATGGCAGTGGCACTAGGGTTTGTGGGCGGGTCAGGGGCGGTTGCGGCAAACGCAGACCCAAATGAAACAACAATGATAACGTAGGATAATACCAGTAGTGATTTGTTCAAATCTAGTCAGAACAAGCGTTCCAAGATTGATAAACACTTGGAATAAATCATCAGTGATCTTTTGATAAAACTAAACTACATCAGACGCTTTGCTGGCAAAGTCGGAATCGTACCATGTTGTTTGGTACTTGCCTGATTTCGGTATGATGTTAATAGCAATGTGTGAAAACGTTTTCCCGGATACAGAGCCGTGCGTGTGCAGTGTGTTTTTTGGAATGTAGGCAATGTCTCCAGAGATCAGCTTTAGTGTGCGGGTCTTTTTTATTTTAAAGTGGGACTTTTTGTTGCCTAGTTTTTTGAAAAACTCAAGGCTTCCTGTGCCTGCAGTTACAATTAGAATTTGGTTGCCGTTGTGCTTGTGTAGTTTTGTTTTTGCATTATTTTTGAAATAGACGTGGTATATGTCATGACCTTTGGACTTTATGGTAGAAGAAATGTCCTTCATGTGGACTGGGCCTGTAAACCAGTCAGGGCTTATCGTTCGTCTATTCCCAGAAGTATAGATGTTTGACTTCATTGTTTTTTGTTTGAATGGTGTCGATATAATGTTATTTTTGGTACGATTCCAGTGATTCTTTTTGATAATAAATTATGCAAGACTCGCAAAAAGAATCCCACTCACCAATTCCCTTTTTTGCAAAATAATCCATACACCACGAATATGGCGGGACTTTTCGGTACTGGAACTGTTGTATTGTGTAAATGTCCTTTATATCAAAGAGGTTGCTGCACCTGGTGCATTTTGCAGTCTTTTTCATATCAACAATATGAGTTGATTTTTTCCAGTGCTGGCTTTATTTTGTCCAGGTCTTGTTCTGCGGAATTTTTGTCCGTGATTAGCTCGGAATAGAATGCATCGGAGTTTATTTTGGAAATATCAGACTGGTAACATGTGAGTGCTTTTTCGATTACCGATATGTCTGGCTCTAGGGCTTTGAGTGATTCAGAGTTTTGTAGTCCGTCGTTGATTTTTGCAATGATTGATTCTGCCTGCTTGTAGGACTTCATTGCCTCTTGCTCTATTATCTGTGCAAACATTGGCGCATCCTTGATTTCAGGCGATTTTCTAATGTTGCGTAGCCTTTTTTTGTAATGGTGTAATGCTCGCAGCACCAGCTCGTATCCACCTTCCTCTTTGAGATAGATTCCGCCAAGCCATACATGCGACATGAGTTTTGGCAAAAATCCACCACTTGTAAATGTCACGCATAATCCAGAACGCTTGATATCACATCTAATACGTGCTGATATTCCGGCGTTGCGGGATCTCCCCGAATGACCAGCGTTCCGTTTTTGTGGAATGAGGCCTTGATGTCCTTTACCCTGGTGTGAATCCTAAAGGACTCCATGATTGACGGCTCTTCTGCATTATAGAATACGACGTTAAAGTCGGCCTTGAGTCGGTTTGTTATTATGACAAAATCGTCTTGCGATATTTTTCTGACAAACTCCATGCAGTGTGTGGATGTATTGAACAACATATCTCTATTATGCTATTTTTGCATAATATCAGAAAATGGTCGTTACAACAAAGATGTACCACGGAATGGTCAAAGAATCTGAAATCTCACAAATTGGGAAAGTCGATCTAGAGATGCGAAAAAAGGTCCTGGTTCAATAAGTTACCAGAGTCCCCCGCCGCCTTCGTCGGTCATTTTCTTGGCAGGCAGGTGTCCGTGAGCCTTGTTTATGTGGCGCTTTAATCGCTCTGGGTCGTGCAGTTCCAGTCCGCAGGTCTTGCATTTGGTTTCATTTGTTTCCTGTTTTTTCTTGAATAGGCCCATTGTTTTTGGTATGGCTGTAAAATCCGTTATAAATTATTCTCAATAGATTTTAGGCTGTTTTTTGTGGATCAGTCTGTGAAATGTCAGTGTTTGTGCAATTGCAGTGTAGAATTTGAGCCAATAGACAGAGAAAAGCTGCTCAACACCATACAACATGGCAGACTGGACAGAAAACAAATCGAGTTTGCGATGAAAAGACTAGACAGTACAATATGTGAGACGTGTTTTGTTGGAAAACACAGGACTAGTTTTTCTGATTTAGTGTGATTACTGGCGTGAGGGGATTTACATAGATGAGTCCGCCCTCATCCCCAGAAGAGATTGCCTCTATGACTAGATCTTTTTGTGAATTTTTGCAGATTATTTGTAGTGTTGATCGTGGAACGTAAAAAGACGAGCCGGACAATTTTGAATTAGAATTCATCTCAGATATGGAATAGTTTTGGATTCCTGCCTGCTCCAGCCTTGTCTTTATCTGTGTCAAATGCGCATTACGAATTACAGTATCAATTCTTAGCAATCATTTTCATGACAAATACAACTATAAAAAAGACAGATTGACTGATTAGCGCAATCTATGCTCTTGGCAGTAGATTGTGAATGTAACATGCAAAAAGTACGAACAAATGATGCATATAGAGAAGATAAACAAAATATAGTTCAAGACTTGGAATCCAATATGGGAAAAAGCATCAGCTGTAAAGATGCTGGAAAAACTTGTGGCTGGTCTGCAACCGCTGAATCCGAAGATGCGTTGCTAAAGATCACGTTAGAGCACGTAAAAGAACATCATAAGGAGTTAACAATCAATTCAGAGCTTGCAAAGAACATCAAATCAATAATGAAAGATACAAAATAACAAACCCGAATAATTTTACGTTATGATGGTTTGTCTTCCTCGCAGCATCAAAATCATTTAATTTTAAAAAACAACCAATTCTTTTCTTGCGGTTTAAAATGCAACAGGTAATATTTACCACATAGTTTTTGGCCTTTAATGTCAATGACTAGCTTTCTTTTGTCTTGTTCTATAATCTCAAAAGTTCCTCTATCCCAGATGTGGACTGTACCTGCACCATAATTCCCCTCAGGAACTTACCCTCAAAAAGTGCATATTCTATTGGATGGTCCGGGACCTATACTGCCAGTCGTTTTTCTCCTATTTTTTGAGGTGGAGTCTTTGGCAATGCCCAGATTTTCAGTGTGTTGTTGAGTTCAAATCTTAAATCCCAATGCCGTCGTGTTGCAGCATGTTCTTGTGCAATTGTTTCTGGCGGAAGCAAATTTTCAGCGTCCTCTAGTGACTCATTTTGCAGAATCCGGATTTGCAAGATACATGAAATATTATGTGGTCATTTGTTTATAGAAAATTCAAAATATTTTAGCATTAGTAACAGAAACCTTTAATCAAACAAACCTAATGTCTTCAATAATTGTACAAAATAGATCTAATTTTGGTAATATCGATTATTTTTCTTACTCCAAACATCATACATGCACAAGAACAACCAAACAAACCGCTTACATACAATGTTGGAATTCAGCTAGAAAATATCGGCTCAATTGACAGACAAAACGGCTCGTACGAGCTAATTTTTTGGGTAACTCTAACCTCTGATGAAATTAATTTTACAAAAAACCCACCGCCACAAGAATTTGATTTTACCAATGGCTATGTTGAAGAAATCACAGGACTTACAACAGAACCACATTTTCACAAATTCAAAGTAAGAGGCGTTTTCTACAATGACATGGATTTTAGAAACTATCCGTTTGAGAACATTGATCTTGCAATACACATGGAACCGTACTATCCAAACACGCAAGACAAGCTAGTCTTTACAGTAAATTCAGAATACAGCGGAATAAGCAACTCAAAAACAACTAGCGTTCCAGGATGGGAGCTAAGCAATCCGCAATTTACCGTAAGCACGGGATATTATCCATGGGGCGAGTTTTCCCATTTTGAGGCTCACTATGATGTTGGCACTTCGGAATTTTTGGCATTTATGAAAAAACTATTCCCAGTTGCAATACTGATGGGATTTTCTTTTGCATCGTTTTTGTTATCACCTAAAAACCAGGCAGAAAGACTGGCAATGATATCTGCAGCATTACTATCTGCAATTTTCTTTCACACCGGATATCTGCTCACAGAATTACCGCCATTAGGATATACGACGTTTGCAGACAAAATCATGATAGTTGCCTATGTGTTCTTTATTTTGTGCCTAATTCCGACACTTTTGACAAGATATTATTCGGAAATCAAAAAACAAGAGTTTACAGTAGAACAACAAATACTCTTGGACAAAAAGGCAGTAATTAGAACACCAATAGTTTCGTTTGCCTTGTTCATGGTCATCTATTTTCTTTTGTAAATTCTTAGATTTGTCATAAAGAGCAGGGTAATAATTTATAAAATATTTACAAAATTCTATTATTCAAGAAACAGAAAACTAGTCGTTATGAATCAAGAATTAACCCTAGATTATCAAGCGGATTTAGAGTGTGAAGAGCGATGAAATTAGAATTACGGCAAGAAATAGTCCAATTTGAAATTTCATCAACAATAATGATCAAGATTATGATTTAACTTCTCTCCAACAAATCCTAACCTGCGTCATAATCTAGTGCATGATCAAATTTGTTCGAAAAGTACGGATTTTTCCCTCACAGGAGGGGGGCTTTGCATTTTTACTCTTTATCGATGAATTCGTCTGCTGTTGGTGGCTCTGGTGACAGACCCTTTCTCTTTCTAGTATCTGCAATCAGGTTTGCTTGGATTGATTTTGGCATTGGAGTCCAAGCTTTGAAGTGAGTGTTCCACATTGCCTTTCCAGCAGTCTGGCCCCTCATTACCTCTGAGATATCAAATGTCTCAGAAGCCGGAATTTCTCCAGTAATGATACTAGTGACACCTTTTTGCTGCATATCAAGTACCTTGCCGCGTTTTCCAGAAAGTACTGTTGCAACATTTCCAATCATGTCTTGCGGCACTCTGACCTCAATTCCAAGCATTGGTTCCAATAAAATTGGGTTTGCCTTGAGCATTGCTGCCATGCATGCGCGTCTTGATGCTGGCGATAATTGCGATAGACCTCTGTGCGCAGTGTCCTCGTGGGGCACAAAGTGGGTAAATGTGAACTTGCAGTTTCGCACCTGTTCTTTTGCAAGCGGACCTTCCTTCATTACCTCTTCAAATCCAGACAGAATAGAATCAGATGATTCCTGAATAAACTGGACACCTTTGGTGCCGTTGATCATGATATTTCCTCGCGAGTCAAATCTCATTACACGCTTTGCGGTATCGGTGTCCCAGCCCTTTGACTTGAGAAGGTTTTCCATTTCCTTTTTGTCCTTCATTTCAGATAGTTGTCCTGCGCGAATCATATCTGCAATTTCTGGCTCTAGTGGCTCTACTTTCATGAAAATCTTGTTGTGCCTGTTTGGTGATTTTGACATTACAACTTCAGATTCATTCTGAATTGTCTCTCTATAGTTGATGAGTGGCTGCGATGTTACTATTTGCACGCCGGCATCAGCAATTAGTGAGGTGGCAATTTCTAGGTGCAACACACCCATTCCAGCAATTACTGTTTCGCCAGATTCTTCGTTGATTTTGACGACTAGGTTTGGATCCTCGATTGTGATTCTTCGCAGTGCCTCGACTAGTTTGGGCAGGTCTTTAGGATATTTTGCCTCGACTGCGATTTGCACGACCGGCTCTGAGACATATTTGATTCCTTCAAAGATTGCAACGTCTTTAACAGTAGATAATGTCTGTCCCGCTCGAGCTTCAGTTAATCCAAGCAACGCCGGAATGTTTCCTGCTCCCAATTCTCCGACCATTTCTCTTTGGTTGCCCATGAAAAAGTTCACAGATTGGATTTTTCCTTCTCGTTTAGTATCAATTAGGTGTACTGGCATTCCGTCTTTTAGTGTGCCAGAGAATAATCTACCAATGGCCACAGGACCGGCTGCAGGATCCATTGCCATATTTACAATCATCATTACTGCAGGTCCATTGTCATCGCAATTCAGAATCGCTTTGCCAATGTCGGATTCTAAATCACCCTTCCAGATTTTTGGAATTCTGTACTTTTGTGCTACGTGTGGTGGTGGGTGGTGCTTTACAACCATGCCAAGGACTGCTTCTGCCAGTGGTGCTTTCTTTGCCAAGTCATCCACATTTGCTCCGTCCTGGTATGCCGCGTAAATGTCCTTAAACGAAATTCCTTTTTCCTTCATCACGTCAATGTTAAAGCCCCATCTGTCCTTGGCAGAGCCAAACGATACAGAGCCGTCCTGAATTGAGACCTTCCACTTTTCCTTGTATTCAGGTTCTGCATAGGTATCAATTAGTCCGTTAAAAGTAGAAACAATGTTTGCAAGCCATTCTTGCATTTTGTCTGGCGTCAATCTCAGCTCTTTGATGAGTCTGTCGATTTTGTTGATGTACAGTACTGGCCTGACTCGCTCTTCTAGCGCTTGTCTAGTTACAGTTTCAGTCTGAGTCATAATTCCTTCTACAGAGTCTGATACCACAACTGCACCGTCGATTGCTCTGAGGCTTCTGGTGACACGTCCGGTAAAGTCAATGTGGCCAGGAGTATCAATCATGTTTACGACGTATTCCTTGTCGCCTTTTTCAAAGAGTAGTGTAACGTTTGCCTGCACAATTGTCATCTGACGGTCTTGTTCAAGCTTCATTGAATCCAAGGCAAGTGCTCTGCCTGCTGCCTGAGGAGAGATGATTCCCGCATATCCTAGTAGATTGTCACTCATGGTTGTCTTGCCATGGTCTACGTGAGCAATTACACCAAAGTTGCGGATGTTTTCCTTGTTTTTGATGATCTTTAGGATCTGCTCTGTTGCCTTGTACTTCATATTTGATTGGGTTTTTTTCGGAGGTGTATTAAACCTTATTTCTGTCCGATCATGTTTTGATAGCTAATAGATCATGCCAGAGCTTGCAGCTCGGACTTTCTTTTGTGATACAAAATAACAATCGCGGATTTTCTTTTTTCGTGCCAATTCCAGCGGGATCATCTGCGTGACAAAAATATAAAACAAGACCTGTGACATTGCATCATCATTAATTGATGGATGATACACGTGCAGGCCTAGCTTTGTCAGATGTGTTGCCAGCTTGGAATTGTGCTTGTTTTGCCGCTCTAGAATAATTACGGTATCACCGGGTTTTGCAGAAAACAAGCCCATGTGGGAGAATTGCTCCAGTCTTTCATAGTGCGAGTCAACACCCAAGATTTCGCCTAGCTTGGCAGATGCATACATTGCAATTGGATACGTGTGCTGGCTACCAAGGAAATAGATTTTGTTTTGTGGTTTGATTTTTTTAGATTGGGCAGATGCTTGTGAGAATATTTTTTTGGCATTTTTTATTTTGAACTTGTGCACCAAGGAAATGCACGTCAGCGCACTTGCCAAGAACCCAATACTGCCAGAGGTCAAAACCCCAGAGTCAAAATAATCAAGCGTTATGACATTTCGGCATAGCTTGGCAAGCTTGCTTGTGCTGTTTTTTGTTATTGCGGTTTTGTGCAATACCAGTTTTGCCGCCCCAATATTGGATATTGTGTTGCCTGAAACCGATACAAAATAGGCATGCCTTTTGTCTGCAATGGTTTTGTTTTTTGCAAGCTCCAGCGGGTCGCATGATTTTATACCATAATTAGAAAATGCCTCTGCAAGCATTGCCGCACATAACGAATCCCCGCTTCCAATAAAGAGGGCATTTTTTGTTATTTTTTGCGGCTTGAATTTTTTCAGATAATCCAGTTGCAATAACAAATCGTTTGCATATGCGTCAATTGTGTTCATGAACCGAGTGCAAAAACGTACCTTATGTGCTTGGCGATGAAAACTTTGTTTGGATAAATCGAACATCCTACTCTATATCGTAGTGGAATCATCACTGCACTCTAATGCTAAAGCAAAAGTCAAGACATGAGATACTAGTAACTGCAGAGGATCTAATGAAGCGCCCAATTGCGATGGATGCAAAAACCACCATACATAACGCGGCAGAGACGATTTTGGATTTTGATATTTCAGGAGTCATAATAGAGTCGGACCAGGCAAGGCACCTATCACAAAAAGGAATAGCCCAGGCATTACTAGAAAACGACAAGAGCATCAAGTCTGTTTTGGCGCTAGAAAGAACGCGCGAGCTGGCACTAGTCGACAGATTTTCCCCAGTTTCAAATTGTGCAGACCTGATGCTAAAGCTTCGAATCAACGCACTAGGAGTCAAAGACGGCTTACGCCTAGTCGGCATAATCACAAAACATGACCTAGTCAAGTATTTTGAGCAAAGCATTGTCGATGAGACAAATCTCTCAGAGATAATGTCGGTTGGCAGTTTTTTTGTTCCGCATACGGCCACACTGTATGATGCACTGTACAAGATGCTAGACAGTGGAATCTCACGCCTGCTAGTCAAGGATGACTCGGATACACCAGTAGGAATTGTGACCTACAAGAGCTTCCTCAAGACGGCAATGTACCACTCTAACCAGTCAAAGGACGCAGTCTTTTCACAGAACTTTGGCAGAGCCTACAAGGTTGGCCAAATAATGACCAAACAGATAATCTCCGTATCAGTCAACACCAGCATCGCCAAGGTAGCAAAGATACTAGTCGATTATCGAGTTCATGGTGTGGCAGTAACCCACAAGCAAAGAATAGTAGGGTTTGTGACTGAAAAAGACATTACGCGCCAGCTTGCAAAAATGGCCTAATTATTATTACCACATCAAAAAGACCAAAAACATGAAGATAACTATCGGCCACACTCCAGACTCGGATGATGCATTCATGTTTTATGGAATGCTCACAGGAAAGGTACCATCAGATGATTTTACAGTTCAACATGTTATTGCAGACATTGAGGAGTTAAACAAAAGAGCGCTAACTGACGAGCTTGATGTTACGGCGGTGTCTGTCCATGCCTGTGCATATTTGCCAAACCATACAATACTGCGAAGTGGTGGAAGTTTTGGAATCGGCTATGGCCCAATAGTCATTGCAAAAAACAACATGCCGCAAGAGAAAATTGCCAAGTCAAAAATTGC from Candidatus Nitrosotenuis aquarius encodes:
- a CDS encoding fibronectin type III domain-containing protein, translating into MNKSLLVLSYVIIVVSFGSAFAATAPDPPTNPSATAISSTQVNIFWNPPANDGGGAITGYKIEYKIGSGSYSILVANTGSQSVTYYSHTGLTSGNTYTYKISAINSIGTSNPSSEVSATPSSSSTGTLPGAPTNLVGVAASPTQANLSWSAPANSGGYPITGYKIEYRIGSGSYTTLVDNTQNTNPTYSHTGLTTNQVYLYRVYTVTAFGTSAQPSNEVVVQPTSSSALTAPGSPTGLGATAVSPTQVNLSWTAPSNNGGSPITGYKIEVKSGSGSYSNLVSNTGNTATTYSHTGLTTGTTYTYRVSAINSIGTSSASSETSTTPTSSSSSSVPSAPTGLVATASSATQVNLSWSAPSNNGGYAITGYKIEYKSGSGAFSNLVANTGTASTSYSHTGLSSGTTYVYRVSAINQIGTSSPSSETSATPTGSSQSASVPGSVTSLVATAASPTQVNLSWGAPSNNGGSPVIGYKIEAKKGSGSFETLVSNSQNTTTSFSHTGLTTGTTYYYRVSAVNSVGTGTQSETSATPKETTTPTVTATAVSPTAITLTWVPPSQTYKQSITGYKIEQKVGQDSYVVLQENAGTATSYTISGLTTGQTYTYVVSAHFTLGASPRSADATATPLSTSNAIPPSQSTTSSTVNPPTNIVATPYSPTRIDLTWKAPTSNGIVGYKIEVKKGPGQFETLTSTQNATTKYSHAGVTTGVTHVYRIYTITSSGTSLASSEASATATLDTVPPATPVTSKPPSPPTLSANLASPNQINLYWTTPTNTGGASITGYTIEYKIGSDQYRTLTAKTTSTTYSHTGLLANTYSYRVYALNPAGASVASNVVTLQTAEQPKPEPKPEPTQCGAGTIFDENTQSCIVAPEPEPIVDPEPIDQGPQTHIPGFPDPTKDPQSYVDRYNSEAAYKAWFDRNFPGKTIYEVVGLPEPEPPVMVCGEGTHLEKGVCIPDEDSGPFGGGCLIATAAHGTELAPQVQTLREIRDNVLFSTNSGTAFMAGFNEFYYSFSPGIADLERQSPIFREIVKTTIAPMLSTLSILSHADIDSESELLGYGIGIILLNAGIYLVMPTLAIIIIRNKIKSGFSKKS
- a CDS encoding DUF1059 domain-containing protein — its product is MQKVRTNDAYREDKQNIVQDLESNMGKSISCKDAGKTCGWSATAESEDALLKITLEHVKEHHKELTINSELAKNIKSIMKDTK
- a CDS encoding matrixin family metalloprotease, which translates into the protein MKLVYGLIAVFALSWIFVGMADAQTYKMYVQKMPPHWQKSFGDILDKAIQFWQQKNPGLVIEKVPYQDQADFVLEWASQYDSGKLGYYSSNTLNEYGKPRLTITLGYFKDKKWNLVSPEYALEITKHELGHAIGLQHSTDPTDIMYPQIENYESWLASRTPLKATTLAKQVDWKAKATTLQTSSDKKLYSTKNSISAIAPFVNSTWATNKASQAEMKKAEEHLFAAKKFQSDAELLQSQADGLFYESKYLESYQKYKSSLDRAKKIDSKIIEIKKSLKKANSLEISK
- a CDS encoding P-II family nitrogen regulator translates to MLRIDTVIRNAHLTQIKTRLEQAGIQNYSISEMNSNSKLSGSSFYVPRSTLQIICKNSQKDLVIEAISSGDEGGLIYVNPLTPVITLNQKN
- a CDS encoding DNA polymerase ligase N-terminal domain-containing protein, which translates into the protein MQIRILQNESLEDAENLLPPETIAQEHAATRRHWDLRFELNNTLKIWALPKTPPQKIGEKRLAV
- a CDS encoding cupin domain-containing protein → MKSNIYTSGNRRTISPDWFTGPVHMKDISSTIKSKGHDIYHVYFKNNAKTKLHKHNGNQILIVTAGTGSLEFFKKLGNKKSHFKIKKTRTLKLISGDIAYIPKNTLHTHGSVSGKTFSHIAINIIPKSGKYQTTWYDSDFASKASDVV